The genomic interval GTGGCAAAAAAAGAGGGGTTAGAAGCGGACAAGCTTAGGATGAGACTTGCTGAGGGTAGAGTGATAATCCCTCGAAACTTTCGCAGGTCTGGGAGAGTTAATCTTATCGGGGTTGGTGAAGGTCTCTCAACGAAGGTGAATGTGAATATTGGGACGAGTGCAACTGTTCTCGATCTTGAAATGGAGAGGGCTAAGGCGGGAATAGCCGTGAAATTTGGCTCCGACACGATTATGGATTTAAGCACGGGCGGAGATCTCGACGAGGCTAGAAGGGTATTGATGGAGGCTTCTGAGCCTTTGCCATTTGGAACCGTCCCCACCTATCAGGTTTGGATTGACGGGATAAGGAAGTTCGGCGGCCTTCCCGATGAGGATTTCTTCTTGAAGGTTGTAGAGCGCCACCTTAAAGATGGGGTTGATTTCATGACTATACATGCGGGATTGACTCGTGATTTGGCGGAGGCAATGGCGAAGTCTGGGCGTGTCGCACCGACTGTTAGTCGGGGGGGAGCCATGCTTGCAGCCTGGATGCTTGAGAGAGGAGAGGAGAACCCATACTATAAGAATTGGGACCTTCTCCTCGAGATGTTCGCAGAGTATGATGCGGTCATCAGCCTCGGGGACGCTTTAAGACCCGGTGCACTTTCCGATTCTCAGGATGCATTGCAGATCTCGGAGCTTGTGAGTAACGCTAGGCTTTTGGAGAGAGCCCGTGAGGGCGGCGTCCAAGCCATGATTGAGGGGCCCGGACATATGCCTATCGATAGGATAGCATCGGATGTTAGGCTTATGAAGTCTTTGACGAGGGGGGCTCCATATTATGTTCTCGGTCCGCTCGTAACTGATGTGGCGGTCGGATATGACCATATAGCGGCGGCCATTGGATCCGCGATTGCGGCGGCGGAGGGTGCGGATCTTATATGCTACTTGACATCATCGGAGCATCTCAGCCTACCCAACCCAGAACAGGTTAAGACTGGGCTTATCGCTTCGAAGATCGCTGCCCACGCTGGCGACATTGTTAAGTTGGGTGAGAAGGCCCGTAGGCTCGATTATGACATGAGCATCGCGCGGGCGAGATTGGATTGGAAGAGGATCTTCGAGTTAAGCATGGACTCAGAAGAGGCTGAAAGGGTTTATAGACAGTTTGGCGCTGAACTCAGATCCTGCAACATGTGCGGCCCATACTGCGTGTTCATAGTTCTAGATAAATACTTGAAGAAGAACCCTACATAGCAGGTTTAAGATCGAGATAGTTCTTTGGAGACTATTTCAGCGGCTTTTTTTCCTGAGACCAGCATGCCGCCGACGACGGGACCCATCCTATGGAGGTTGTATAGCTCGGATACGCTCATCCCTGCTACATATAGCCCGTCAACAACCTTACCTGTACGATTGACAACCTCTTCTTCCCCCCTCCAGACGTCGAGGGAGGACATTCCCGGGACTTGAAGCCCGAGGAATGGGCATCTCCTCGCCAGTATCTTCACAACCTCAGTCTCGTGTCCGGTTGCGTCTATCACGGCTCCCGATTCTAGGAAGAGTGGGTCAACATGCCATCCGGCCTCAATTATCGGCGCAAAGTTTATTACAACCCCCCTGACCCTGACATTCTTTTCACCGAGCCTCCTAATTATCAGGTCTTCGACTGTCACGCCGGGCCATATGGAGGCGCCAGCCTCAATCGCCTTCGACGCGACCTTAACCATCGCCTCAGTTGGGTCCGCTGAGTAGAGGCCCTCCCCTATTCGATTTAGCTTAACGGCTGCTTTCCTCAGGATCTCAGCGGCCTCTCCATCCTCCACAAGGACGAGTGGGAGAAGCATTGCGCCGCCGCGGATACCACCGCCCACCCCAAGCATCCTCTCTAAGACTAGAACTCTATAGCCCTTCTCTGAGAGATGCCAGGCGGCTGAGAGCCCTGCAGGCCCGGCTCCCGCGACGATAACGTCCATCCTTGAGTATGTGGAGAGCTTGCTGCATAGGGATTCTATGAAGAGCTTGGCTAGGTCGCCTTCGCCATATAATTTTGCAATCTTCTCGAACATTACAATCCCTTCTTATCTGGTCTATAGCTGATGCATTTAAACTTAGCTTTTCCCAAAAAATATTGCCGCTCAATCTATTCTTTAGGCTAAAGACCGATCGAATTGGGAGATGCTAGTGCGCATGGCGTAAGGTCGTGTTTTGAAGTTTATTAAATTTTTGTCTTCGCTTTACAATATGTTGGAGGAGAATTGTGAGGAAGAACAATACTGTCCATAATATTGATATTGGATTTTTTAGCGTTGAACAAATGGGTATGTCATTTGTCTCTAAATAGTTGCGGATCCGGTTTGTCATAGACGTTTTGACTGGCGGTTCAGGACCAACTGTGTAGGTGCCGCTAAGTTGTATCTTGGTAAGATAGAGCCGGGTATTGTTAAAGCTGCCAATAATGGTCATTGACATATTGCCATGAAAGCCCATTCTTTGGGCGAGACCCCATGTTTCTCGAAAGTAGGTTTGCGTGGCACGTATATTAAGTAGGGTTATGTCTACTTCGAAGATGAGACTGGAAGACGATATTTCGATGCTTCTTCCATCTTGTAGGCGTATCTCTGCTCTTCCCCAATCTAGCGGGACTAACTCCCCTGCAGTATCTCTTAATACGAGGTTCTCCGGCATTATTGACAGGTTACCTCTGAAGCTGATCTTTTCTACAAGTATTCCTTCATTTGGTGAGGCTGTGGACTGTCGTGGCAGTTCGTAGAGATTGTACTTTTCGCCTTTGAGCAGCAGATATTCTTCACCTAACAGCTGGGTAATGAGGCTGTTGGTCTCCTTATCCACTAGCAGAAATCTTATACGGGAAAATTGCTCCTTAATTAGGAAGATCTCTTCTATGCTACATGCATGGTAAAGGCCGCTTATAGCCAGTCCTGAGAATGTAAACGTAATTCCGCTTAGACCGATTAGATATCTTATTGGCGTCACCAGGTGAGCCAATAATTGATATATGGTATGGTTACTGTTTGGGAAGGGTTCATTCTTAGGGATATAGCAGGCTTCTTCACGAAGCATTCTTGCTGTTAGGCCATATAGTAGATTTAGTATTCGCACTTCTTCTTCGGTGGGGCAGGATGATATAGTAGACTCCTCTGTCCACCAACTGCTTATGTTCCAGTAAGTTGCCGAGATCGAATGGGATAGCGAGCCTCCTACGAAAAGGATTGTTACAGCAAGTACAATAAACATGTGCCTTGCGGGTTTCTTGTCTCTGTTCAAACGTTCCGGCGTATCCCCATTTCCTAAAATGTGCGCTGAAGCTAGAGCGAAGAATGGGAGGAAAAAGATTGGCATGAACGGAAATGGTTCGTAGATGAAATAATACAGGTTAACTATGTTCAGAATTATAATGAATGCTGCCAGTAGTGTGCACATAAAGAGATTAAATGCTAGGCTGGGTTCCAGCACTTCGTCCAACACTATACACTTTGCCATGGCTATTAGGAAGATTGCGCCTGGAATCCCCCATTGTATCGGCGGCGAATACCAGAGAGTGAAAATTGGGGGATTAATGTTGACAGTGTTGTAGAAATTTTTGAATGATATGAGCGAAATGCCACAGTAGTAAATTAGGGCCAATATTGCTATTTTTAGGATAAATTGAATATTTTTTGGTTTTAGTTTTTGATGGAAATTTAATATTTTTTTAATGAGGAAGGCGGAAATCAGTGAAGCTGCTGGAAAAAAGGAGGATTAAGGATTCTTTTATAAAAGGAAAGGATACAATTATAAGCAGACTTAACAATGTTGAGAATGCAACTGACGTTGCCAGCCTTTTTGTGTCATATTCGAATAATAGTATGGCAGCGAATAATGAGAAACCTATTAATAGGAGCTCAGGTATGTGTCCGGAAGCTATTTGTATGAAACCTAATGTGAATGCAACTAGATAGGTATTCAAGTTTCTGCTTCTGGGACGAGAAGATATTAGTGCTGAGATGCATGTGAAGCTTAGTCCGAGGGACCATAGTCTTCCCAATGCATGGATGTCCGCGTATATTGGTGAGACGGTTTCTCCTGAATAGAATCCAAATTTATTCATGATTCTCATTATAATATTTGTGGGGGTTTATCGCTAGTGGATGTTGGATGATTGGTTCTGTTAGTAAGTAGAGCCATGAAAAACCTGATGGAATTATAAGTGCGAAAGTTGAAAATAGGCTTCTAGGTTGATGGTTGAATAAGCTTTTTGCCAAGAGATAGAATGATAGTGTTGTGAATATGTGGTTAAAGAAGGATATTAAAACCAAGGTATTGCAGTAAGGGAATGGAAGAAGCTTGCTTATAGCAGACCATGAGGAATGATAGAATATCGGATATGTGGATGTGTAGCCCATCACTCCATACCTGTTTATTTCAGCTACGAATATAGCATGAGCTGCCATGTCCCCTTTAACGAAAATGCCGTCTCCTAACGCGGATACGAAGATAAATATTCTGAAGAAAAGAATGAGGGTTATTCCAATTGTCTCGGTTAGGTTTATGTTCAGGATAAATGTTGAGTTTGGATCTCTCTTCTTTGGTTAGCTATGAGGAGTAGGCTGAGTATGAATAGTGCAACGAATTTCAGGTTTTCAATATCTCGGTATGGTGGTAGTAGAAATCCCATGAAATCTAGGATCGCCATGCTTATAAGCGGATAGAAGACGATCTTTTCGGATGTTGCTAGGCTACTCTTGAAGATTGCCTTGTCGATAATGTATGGTGGGGCGTAGAGTAGGTAGTAATAGATTATGTTTGCTGCAATTATGTCTATGATCGGCATGGATTCCCATCTCTGAAAAGCTGCGGATCCATATGCCAGGTACTTGCTAATATCGAGAAGCCATAATAGACCGACGAGTATGGGGATTAAGGAAAGCGAGTAATAGAGTAAACGCCCTTGATGGATTTCTATTTTTAGAGTACGCCATTTTCTGGCCTCATCTCCAATGAGTAGCCATATTGTGAAAGTTGTTAGAAGTGAGATTAGTATGCTGAAAGTTGTTAGGTCTATTCTTTAGATATAGGTGATTTTAAGCGTGGCGATTACCCAACTGATTAGAAGATATAGCGCAGTTAGAAGATATTGTGCTATTTCAAGAATATGCTTTATACCTAAGTCAGCATGCCCTATCTTTAGTCTCAACCTTTTACCTCTACATAATTTTGTATATGTCCACGCTTGGCTTATCGATTCACACTCAGACCCTTTAAAGATTTTCATCCACTTTGTTGCTCAACTGTCGAAGAAGAAAGTCTTGATTCAGTTTTTCAGGGACAGAAGTTTTTCACTCGTTCATTACAATTTTTGTTAACGATGATGCAAGTATATGAATAAAAAGAGCCTTGATATAGAAGATCTAAATCAAAAATGAAAAGATTATTTCGATCAATATTCTTCTATTGGCTCTCTCCTCATCTCGAATGTTACTGTTCCGCCTTTTGTTCTTGGCGGTCCCGGATCTGGAGATTGGACATGACCGACGTCATCTTCTTTTCCCATGCCAGTTGTGTGGCAGGTATCCCGTGCATGAAGACTGATAGGCGAGTTGACATTGCTGTTATGACGTATAGGCAGAGTTTCTCTGAATCTTGGAGTTTATGTAAAATTTTTCTAATATTATTTTGTCGCCCAGCTTGTATAATGGGCGGTGGCCTCGCACTTTCTTAACTGTTAGGGTGATCTTGTAATTCATTTCTGTACACCTAACTTAGCATATATTTCCACTTTGCAATCTGCTTTATGCCACTTTGTTTCTCTATATGCCCCTGGAGCCTTTTCTAATTTTGACAGGTAGTATCTTAGGTATTTTCATCCGTGACTTCTTTTAGGAGTTTTTCAAGTTCCTCCATTTTGTCTTTTACCTCTTTTTCGTTTATGTTTGTTGTTATGGTTCGGATTGTTTCCGCTGTCTGCCTTGCCACTTGAAGCCAGCCTCTCCTCTGGTTTAGGGTTATCCCCCTCATTTTTCCGTTTACTCTTTGATGTTTTATTTCACCTCTCACAATTTTGGCGGCTATCCTTAATATCTTTCACCTAGCTGCCCCGCAGCTTTTCACGAAGCCTATTCATGTGGGATTCTGTCTTCTTCATTTCTGAGATTCTCTGGTTAACATATCTATTGGCAGAAACCCTAACCAATAGATGATACCCACTCCTAGGTTTTTCAAAGCATGACTGTAAATAATCTGTTTTCAGGCTTTGTGGTGTGTTTTCTTGTTACGGTGCAGTTTTTATTATACTAGAACCACTTTTGCTAAGAGCCCATGTGATGCGAAAGCATATCTTCCCTCGATCATTTCCAGACGCGTTTTATCCATTCCACTTTGTCGAAGTCTTTGTCGTTTGAGTATATTTCGTTGACGTTGTGCTTTTTCATCAATTGAATCGTGAGGGCGTCTATGTAGTCTATGCCATATGTGTCTGTGTAGTCTATGGCTGAGATCATGTCTTCCCAGGATGCGGTGACCTTCTGGAGAGAGATATAGGAGTTTACCGCGGTGATGAAGGCTTTGAGTTCTTGTCTGCGCCCGTTGTATTCTAGCCAGTCTGCTACTTCTTGGATGATGGCTGTACTTGTGACTGCTTCTTCGCCTTCTTCAATCCTTTGGAGGATGTTTCTAGCGGTCTCGAATGACGCTTGAGGTGACCCGATGAGGATGTAGAGGAAAACGTTGGAGTCGATGAACCTCATTCCCGGGACCTCAATAGCTTCTTCTCGCAGCGTTTCGCTCCGGCCTTACGGATTTCATCTTTAACTGGCTCTGTTGCCGCTATGCCTCTTGCGAGGCCGCTTAGGGCCCGGGTTGGGTTCGGCACCGTTTTTGGCGGGAGTAGAACTATGTGTCCTCCTCTTGTCTCTAATGTTAGAGTGTCACCCTCTTTAATTGCCAGTCTCCTCCTTATCTCCACGGGGATTGTGATTT from Candidatus Bathyarchaeota archaeon carries:
- the thiC gene encoding phosphomethylpyrimidine synthase ThiC, with the protein product MLEARSGSIPEEVEAVAKKEGLEADKLRMRLAEGRVIIPRNFRRSGRVNLIGVGEGLSTKVNVNIGTSATVLDLEMERAKAGIAVKFGSDTIMDLSTGGDLDEARRVLMEASEPLPFGTVPTYQVWIDGIRKFGGLPDEDFFLKVVERHLKDGVDFMTIHAGLTRDLAEAMAKSGRVAPTVSRGGAMLAAWMLERGEENPYYKNWDLLLEMFAEYDAVISLGDALRPGALSDSQDALQISELVSNARLLERAREGGVQAMIEGPGHMPIDRIASDVRLMKSLTRGAPYYVLGPLVTDVAVGYDHIAAAIGSAIAAAEGADLICYLTSSEHLSLPNPEQVKTGLIASKIAAHAGDIVKLGEKARRLDYDMSIARARLDWKRIFELSMDSEEAERVYRQFGAELRSCNMCGPYCVFIVLDKYLKKNPT
- a CDS encoding sulfide-dependent adenosine diphosphate thiazole synthase — translated: MFEKIAKLYGEGDLAKLFIESLCSKLSTYSRMDVIVAGAGPAGLSAAWHLSEKGYRVLVLERMLGVGGGIRGGAMLLPLVLVEDGEAAEILRKAAVKLNRIGEGLYSADPTEAMVKVASKAIEAGASIWPGVTVEDLIIRRLGEKNVRVRGVVINFAPIIEAGWHVDPLFLESGAVIDATGHETEVVKILARRCPFLGLQVPGMSSLDVWRGEEEVVNRTGKVVDGLYVAGMSVSELYNLHRMGPVVGGMLVSGKKAAEIVSKELSRS
- a CDS encoding type II toxin-antitoxin system VapC family toxin; this translates as MRFIDSNVFLYILIGSPQASFETARNILQRIEEGEEAVTSTAIIQEVADWLEYNGRRQELKAFITAVNSYISLQKVTASWEDMISAIDYTDTYGIDYIDALTIQLMKKHNVNEIYSNDKDFDKVEWIKRVWK
- a CDS encoding AbrB/MazE/SpoVT family DNA-binding domain-containing protein; its protein translation is MGEQVRVLQKGKITIPVEIRRRLAIKEGDTLTLETRGGHIVLLPPKTVPNPTRALSGLARGIAATEPVKDEIRKAGAKRCEKKLLRSRE